A genomic region of Papaver somniferum cultivar HN1 chromosome 7, ASM357369v1, whole genome shotgun sequence contains the following coding sequences:
- the LOC113292754 gene encoding germin-like protein subfamily T member 2 has product MEAKFGTKTTSSFFLVLCLTVILFFTLPCFSADPDPLQDICVADLNSRIKINGYPCKPESEVTSDDFFFSGLVNESNTDNPEGFGRRPGDVKYFPGLNTQGLTVNRIDLAPGGIIPLHVHPRASESNFVIKGLVVFGFITTNDVLYAKVMKPRELSIIPRGLVHFAVNVGKGKADLLAVFNSQLPGFGDIALNSFNSTPTIPDYILAKNFRVDEKIIAIIKSKFSPNSSLATGTLKDI; this is encoded by the coding sequence ATGGAGGCTAAGTTTGGTACCAAAACTACATCATCATTCTTCCTAGTTTTGTGTTTAACAGTGATCCTATTTTTTACTTTGCCATGCTTTTCTGCTGATCCCGACCCGCTCCAAGATATTTGTGTTGCGGACTTGAACTCCAGAATTAAAATCAATGGGTATCCTTGTAAGCCGGAGTCTGAAGTTACATCAGATGATTTCTTCTTTAGTGGCTTGGTGAATGAATCGAACACAGATAATCCCGAAGGGTTTGGACGGAGACCTGGTGATGTTAAATACTTCCCTGGGTTAAACACCCAGGGACTGACGGTAAACCGAATCGACCTCGCACCTGGTGGAATTATTCCACTTCACGTACACCCTCGAGCAAGTGAATCTAATTTTGTCATAAAAGGGTTAGTCGTTTTTGGGTTCATAACTACTAATGATGTTTTGTACGCAAAGGTTATGAAACCTAGAGAGTTGTCTATTATTCCTAGAGGACTTGTGCACTTTGCAGTGAACGTCGGAAAGGGGAAGGCTGATCTGTTAGCTGTTTTCAATAGTCAACTGCCCGGATTTGGAGATATTGCTCTTAACTCCTTTAATTCTACCCCAACAATTCCTGATTATATTTTGGCTAAGAACTTTCGAGTTGATGAGAAGATCATCGCTATCATAAAGTCTAAATTTAGTCCCAATAGTTCTTTGGCTACTGGAACTTTGAAAGATATATAG